One window of Populus nigra chromosome 5, ddPopNigr1.1, whole genome shotgun sequence genomic DNA carries:
- the LOC133695011 gene encoding U-box domain-containing protein 5-like isoform X1, producing the protein MGTDAAEVVETLPFPYSFKVHHSMCTELMKLVDRVSKKFPEIEAARPRCSSGIQALSLLNKALEKARQHLEYCCDSSKLYLAITGDAIVSKCQRLKNLLEQSLAQLQTMVPIMLAAEISQIIDDLRAAVFMPDSSVEEAGKAMRELLQQGNLGSQYMVNSEIKAIQLAALRLHITSRRAILIEKRSIKKQLDKDGGNKPGKKGILNYLMFLLKKHGNLLIEEQTETPKAQHEGLFSQKNPSDTSFHRQYNQVESCVGCEQYETQTDMFSRATPPEEFKCPISMRVMYDPVVIASGQTFERMWIKKWFDEGNDTCPKTKVKLAHCALTPNTTIKDLISKWCVKYGITIHDPSIRALRLLDISINSIASLSSSMNDLNLPLDISNVSLGSLDASYSSDASRSKVANGSNLILVQDNDYSYECHSYTNMNQQDLKFLSGLAELPWDSQCKMVEDVKGCLQCNDQVCPSLSSENFVEPLFGFLRDAREQQDIGAQRVGFHLLLSFVSKNRSGISYLHEEAFNLLSSFLDSEVIEEVLAIFEVLSGYPYCRSKITACGALVSIRKMLDSHNKEFQELAIKILHNLSSNDDICSQIASMECIPKLVPLMKDGNLSRYSIVLLRNLCDLEVARVSVAETNGCIASIAELLESGSREEQEHAVAILLLLCSQRLQYCQLVMDEGVIPSLVDISNKGTDQGRASALELLRQLRDIEYDNDQESFCSDLVADRNADHQTREKKSSPKTSGFFKNLSVFSGRSSVASKKKR; encoded by the exons ATGGGAACCGATGCTGCTGAAGTAGTGGAGACACTGCCATTTCCTTATTCCTTCAAG GTGCATCACTCCATGTGTACAGAGTTGATGAAGTTGGTCGATAgagtttcaaaaaaatttccagAAATTGAAGCAGCTCGACCTCGATGCTCGTCAGGAATACAGGCACTAAGCTTGTTAAACAAAGCACTTGAGAAAGCCAGGCAACATCTTGAGTACTGTTGCGACTCTAGCAAACTATATTTG GCAATAACGGGGGATGCTATTGTCTCAAAATGTCAAAGATTAAAGAACTTGTTGGAACAGAGTTTAGCCCAATTGCAAACAATGGTTCCAATAATGTTGGCTGCCGAG ATATCTCAAATTATTGATGATCTTAGGGCAGCAGTGTTTATGCCGGATTCCTCCGTAGAAGAGGCTGGTAAAGCCATGCGTGAATTGCTCCAGCAGGGCAATTTAGGATCTCAGTATATGGTGAATTCTGAAATCAAGGCTATTCAACTTGCAGCTTTGAGACTGCATATTACATCTCGAAGGGCCATCCTGATAGAGAAAAGATCTATTAAGAAGCAGCTAGATAAGGATGGTGGCAATAAACCCGGAAAAAAGGGTATCTTAAATTACCTTATGTTTCTATTGAAGAAGCATGGAAACTTACTCATTGAAGAGCAAACAGAGACTCCCAAAGCTCAGCATGAAGGATTATTTTCACAGAAGAACCCCAGTGATACTTCTTTCCATCGACAATACAATCAAGTAGAGTCTTGTGTAGGATGTGAGCAGTATGAGACTCAAACTGACATGTTTAGTAGAGCTACACCCCCTGAAGAGTTTAAGTGTCCTATATCTATGCGAGTGATGTACGATCCTGTTGTTATTGCTTCTGGACAAACATTTGAAAGGATGTGGATAAAGAAGTGGTTTGATGAGGGTAATGATACATGCCCGAAAACCAAAGTGAAATTAGCTCATTGTGCATTGACTCCAAACACAACCATTAAAGACCTAATATCAAAGTGGTGTGTGAAGTATGGAATCACTATTCATGACCCAAGCATTCGAGCATTGAGGTTATTGGACATTTCTATTAATTCGATCGCTAGTTTAAGCAGTTCCATGAATGATCTAAACCTTCCACTGGATATTAGCAATGTATCCCTGGGGTCTTTAGATGCTAGTTACAGTTCAGATGCTTCACGATCTAAGGTTGCAAATGggtcaaatttgattttggtaCAGGACAATGATTATTCCTATGAATGCCATTCTTATACAAATATGAATCAGCAAGACTTGAAGTTTCTGTCTGGACTTGCTGAGCTTCCCTGGGATTCTCAATGCAAGATGGTTGAAGATGTCAAGGGCTGTTTGCAGTGTAATGATCAAGTTTGTCCTTCTCTATCATCTGAGAATTTTGTCGAACCTCTATTTGGATTCCTGAGAGATGCACGTGAACAACAAGATATCGGAGCTCAGAGAGTTGGATTTCACTTGTTGCTTTCATTTGTCAGCAAAAACAG AAGTGGAATATCATACTTGCATGAAGAGGCCTTTAATCTGTTGTCATCATTCCTTGATTCTGAAGTAATTGAAGAGGTTCTTGCCATATTTGAAGTGCTGTCTGGCTACCCATATTGCAGATCTAAAATCACTGCATGTGGTGCTCTTGTTTCTATCCGAAAGATGCTTGACTCCCATAACAAAGAATTCCAAGAACTGGCCATTAAAATTCTACATAATTTGTCCTCGAACGATGATATTTGTTCCCAAATTGCATCTATGGAGTGCATCCCAAAATTGGTTCCTTTGATGAAGGATGGGAATCTTTCAAGATATTCTATAGTTCTATTAAGAAATTTGTGTGATCTTGAAGTGGCTAGGGTTTCTGTTGCTGAGACAAATGGATGTATTGCTTCTATTGCTGAGCTACTTGAGAGTGGTAGTCGGGAGGAACAAGAGCATGCAGTGGCCATTCTGCTTTTGTTATGCTCTCAGCGTCTTCAATATTGCCAGCTGGTGATGGATGAAGGTGTTATCCCTTCCCTTGTTGATATATCTAACAAAGGAACTGACCAAGGGAGAGCAAGTGCTTTGGAATTGCTTCGGCAGTTAAGAGACATCGAATATGATAATGATCAAGAAAGCTTTTGCTCTGATCTTGTTGCTGATAGAAATGCTGACCaccaaacaagagaaaagaaatcATCTCCCAAGACATCTggatttttcaagaatttatcaGTGTTCTCTGGACGCAGTTCTGTTGCATCAAAAAAGAAGAGATGA
- the LOC133695011 gene encoding U-box domain-containing protein 5-like isoform X2 has translation MGTDAAEVVETLPFPYSFKVHHSMCTELMKLVDRVSKKFPEIEAARPRCSSGIQALSLLNKALEKARQHLEYCCDSSKLYLAITGDAIVSKCQRLKNLLEQSLAQLQTMVPIMLAAEISQIIDDLRAAVFMPDSSVEEAGKAMRELLQQGNLGSQYMVNSEIKAIQLAALRLHITSRRAILIEKRSIKKQLDKDGGNKPGKKGILNYLMFLLKKHGNLLIEEQTETPKAQHEGLFSQKNPSDTSFHRQYNQVESCVGCEQYETQTDMFSRATPPEEFKCPISMRVMYDPVVIASGQTFERMWIKKWFDEGNDTCPKTKVKLAHCALTPNTTIKDLISKWCVKYGITIHDPSIRALRLLDISINSIASLSSSMNDLNLPLDISNVSLGSLDASYSSDASRSKVANGSNLILVQDNDYSYECHSYTNMNQQDLKFLSGLAELPWDSQCKMVEDVKGCLQCNDQVCPSLSSENFVEPLFGFLRDAREQQDIGAQRVGFHLLLSFVSKNRSKITACGALVSIRKMLDSHNKEFQELAIKILHNLSSNDDICSQIASMECIPKLVPLMKDGNLSRYSIVLLRNLCDLEVARVSVAETNGCIASIAELLESGSREEQEHAVAILLLLCSQRLQYCQLVMDEGVIPSLVDISNKGTDQGRASALELLRQLRDIEYDNDQESFCSDLVADRNADHQTREKKSSPKTSGFFKNLSVFSGRSSVASKKKR, from the exons ATGGGAACCGATGCTGCTGAAGTAGTGGAGACACTGCCATTTCCTTATTCCTTCAAG GTGCATCACTCCATGTGTACAGAGTTGATGAAGTTGGTCGATAgagtttcaaaaaaatttccagAAATTGAAGCAGCTCGACCTCGATGCTCGTCAGGAATACAGGCACTAAGCTTGTTAAACAAAGCACTTGAGAAAGCCAGGCAACATCTTGAGTACTGTTGCGACTCTAGCAAACTATATTTG GCAATAACGGGGGATGCTATTGTCTCAAAATGTCAAAGATTAAAGAACTTGTTGGAACAGAGTTTAGCCCAATTGCAAACAATGGTTCCAATAATGTTGGCTGCCGAG ATATCTCAAATTATTGATGATCTTAGGGCAGCAGTGTTTATGCCGGATTCCTCCGTAGAAGAGGCTGGTAAAGCCATGCGTGAATTGCTCCAGCAGGGCAATTTAGGATCTCAGTATATGGTGAATTCTGAAATCAAGGCTATTCAACTTGCAGCTTTGAGACTGCATATTACATCTCGAAGGGCCATCCTGATAGAGAAAAGATCTATTAAGAAGCAGCTAGATAAGGATGGTGGCAATAAACCCGGAAAAAAGGGTATCTTAAATTACCTTATGTTTCTATTGAAGAAGCATGGAAACTTACTCATTGAAGAGCAAACAGAGACTCCCAAAGCTCAGCATGAAGGATTATTTTCACAGAAGAACCCCAGTGATACTTCTTTCCATCGACAATACAATCAAGTAGAGTCTTGTGTAGGATGTGAGCAGTATGAGACTCAAACTGACATGTTTAGTAGAGCTACACCCCCTGAAGAGTTTAAGTGTCCTATATCTATGCGAGTGATGTACGATCCTGTTGTTATTGCTTCTGGACAAACATTTGAAAGGATGTGGATAAAGAAGTGGTTTGATGAGGGTAATGATACATGCCCGAAAACCAAAGTGAAATTAGCTCATTGTGCATTGACTCCAAACACAACCATTAAAGACCTAATATCAAAGTGGTGTGTGAAGTATGGAATCACTATTCATGACCCAAGCATTCGAGCATTGAGGTTATTGGACATTTCTATTAATTCGATCGCTAGTTTAAGCAGTTCCATGAATGATCTAAACCTTCCACTGGATATTAGCAATGTATCCCTGGGGTCTTTAGATGCTAGTTACAGTTCAGATGCTTCACGATCTAAGGTTGCAAATGggtcaaatttgattttggtaCAGGACAATGATTATTCCTATGAATGCCATTCTTATACAAATATGAATCAGCAAGACTTGAAGTTTCTGTCTGGACTTGCTGAGCTTCCCTGGGATTCTCAATGCAAGATGGTTGAAGATGTCAAGGGCTGTTTGCAGTGTAATGATCAAGTTTGTCCTTCTCTATCATCTGAGAATTTTGTCGAACCTCTATTTGGATTCCTGAGAGATGCACGTGAACAACAAGATATCGGAGCTCAGAGAGTTGGATTTCACTTGTTGCTTTCATTTGTCAGCAAAAACAG ATCTAAAATCACTGCATGTGGTGCTCTTGTTTCTATCCGAAAGATGCTTGACTCCCATAACAAAGAATTCCAAGAACTGGCCATTAAAATTCTACATAATTTGTCCTCGAACGATGATATTTGTTCCCAAATTGCATCTATGGAGTGCATCCCAAAATTGGTTCCTTTGATGAAGGATGGGAATCTTTCAAGATATTCTATAGTTCTATTAAGAAATTTGTGTGATCTTGAAGTGGCTAGGGTTTCTGTTGCTGAGACAAATGGATGTATTGCTTCTATTGCTGAGCTACTTGAGAGTGGTAGTCGGGAGGAACAAGAGCATGCAGTGGCCATTCTGCTTTTGTTATGCTCTCAGCGTCTTCAATATTGCCAGCTGGTGATGGATGAAGGTGTTATCCCTTCCCTTGTTGATATATCTAACAAAGGAACTGACCAAGGGAGAGCAAGTGCTTTGGAATTGCTTCGGCAGTTAAGAGACATCGAATATGATAATGATCAAGAAAGCTTTTGCTCTGATCTTGTTGCTGATAGAAATGCTGACCaccaaacaagagaaaagaaatcATCTCCCAAGACATCTggatttttcaagaatttatcaGTGTTCTCTGGACGCAGTTCTGTTGCATCAAAAAAGAAGAGATGA
- the LOC133695011 gene encoding U-box domain-containing protein 5-like isoform X3, with protein sequence MSKIKELVGTEFSPIANNGSNNVGCRGLISGCSSQISQIIDDLRAAVFMPDSSVEEAGKAMRELLQQGNLGSQYMVNSEIKAIQLAALRLHITSRRAILIEKRSIKKQLDKDGGNKPGKKGILNYLMFLLKKHGNLLIEEQTETPKAQHEGLFSQKNPSDTSFHRQYNQVESCVGCEQYETQTDMFSRATPPEEFKCPISMRVMYDPVVIASGQTFERMWIKKWFDEGNDTCPKTKVKLAHCALTPNTTIKDLISKWCVKYGITIHDPSIRALRLLDISINSIASLSSSMNDLNLPLDISNVSLGSLDASYSSDASRSKVANGSNLILVQDNDYSYECHSYTNMNQQDLKFLSGLAELPWDSQCKMVEDVKGCLQCNDQVCPSLSSENFVEPLFGFLRDAREQQDIGAQRVGFHLLLSFVSKNRSGISYLHEEAFNLLSSFLDSEVIEEVLAIFEVLSGYPYCRSKITACGALVSIRKMLDSHNKEFQELAIKILHNLSSNDDICSQIASMECIPKLVPLMKDGNLSRYSIVLLRNLCDLEVARVSVAETNGCIASIAELLESGSREEQEHAVAILLLLCSQRLQYCQLVMDEGVIPSLVDISNKGTDQGRASALELLRQLRDIEYDNDQESFCSDLVADRNADHQTREKKSSPKTSGFFKNLSVFSGRSSVASKKKR encoded by the exons ATGTCAAAGATTAAAGAACTTGTTGGAACAGAGTTTAGCCCAATTGCAAACAATGGTTCCAATAATGTTGGCTGCCGAG GGTTGATAAGCGGTTGTTCTTCGCAGATATCTCAAATTATTGATGATCTTAGGGCAGCAGTGTTTATGCCGGATTCCTCCGTAGAAGAGGCTGGTAAAGCCATGCGTGAATTGCTCCAGCAGGGCAATTTAGGATCTCAGTATATGGTGAATTCTGAAATCAAGGCTATTCAACTTGCAGCTTTGAGACTGCATATTACATCTCGAAGGGCCATCCTGATAGAGAAAAGATCTATTAAGAAGCAGCTAGATAAGGATGGTGGCAATAAACCCGGAAAAAAGGGTATCTTAAATTACCTTATGTTTCTATTGAAGAAGCATGGAAACTTACTCATTGAAGAGCAAACAGAGACTCCCAAAGCTCAGCATGAAGGATTATTTTCACAGAAGAACCCCAGTGATACTTCTTTCCATCGACAATACAATCAAGTAGAGTCTTGTGTAGGATGTGAGCAGTATGAGACTCAAACTGACATGTTTAGTAGAGCTACACCCCCTGAAGAGTTTAAGTGTCCTATATCTATGCGAGTGATGTACGATCCTGTTGTTATTGCTTCTGGACAAACATTTGAAAGGATGTGGATAAAGAAGTGGTTTGATGAGGGTAATGATACATGCCCGAAAACCAAAGTGAAATTAGCTCATTGTGCATTGACTCCAAACACAACCATTAAAGACCTAATATCAAAGTGGTGTGTGAAGTATGGAATCACTATTCATGACCCAAGCATTCGAGCATTGAGGTTATTGGACATTTCTATTAATTCGATCGCTAGTTTAAGCAGTTCCATGAATGATCTAAACCTTCCACTGGATATTAGCAATGTATCCCTGGGGTCTTTAGATGCTAGTTACAGTTCAGATGCTTCACGATCTAAGGTTGCAAATGggtcaaatttgattttggtaCAGGACAATGATTATTCCTATGAATGCCATTCTTATACAAATATGAATCAGCAAGACTTGAAGTTTCTGTCTGGACTTGCTGAGCTTCCCTGGGATTCTCAATGCAAGATGGTTGAAGATGTCAAGGGCTGTTTGCAGTGTAATGATCAAGTTTGTCCTTCTCTATCATCTGAGAATTTTGTCGAACCTCTATTTGGATTCCTGAGAGATGCACGTGAACAACAAGATATCGGAGCTCAGAGAGTTGGATTTCACTTGTTGCTTTCATTTGTCAGCAAAAACAG AAGTGGAATATCATACTTGCATGAAGAGGCCTTTAATCTGTTGTCATCATTCCTTGATTCTGAAGTAATTGAAGAGGTTCTTGCCATATTTGAAGTGCTGTCTGGCTACCCATATTGCAGATCTAAAATCACTGCATGTGGTGCTCTTGTTTCTATCCGAAAGATGCTTGACTCCCATAACAAAGAATTCCAAGAACTGGCCATTAAAATTCTACATAATTTGTCCTCGAACGATGATATTTGTTCCCAAATTGCATCTATGGAGTGCATCCCAAAATTGGTTCCTTTGATGAAGGATGGGAATCTTTCAAGATATTCTATAGTTCTATTAAGAAATTTGTGTGATCTTGAAGTGGCTAGGGTTTCTGTTGCTGAGACAAATGGATGTATTGCTTCTATTGCTGAGCTACTTGAGAGTGGTAGTCGGGAGGAACAAGAGCATGCAGTGGCCATTCTGCTTTTGTTATGCTCTCAGCGTCTTCAATATTGCCAGCTGGTGATGGATGAAGGTGTTATCCCTTCCCTTGTTGATATATCTAACAAAGGAACTGACCAAGGGAGAGCAAGTGCTTTGGAATTGCTTCGGCAGTTAAGAGACATCGAATATGATAATGATCAAGAAAGCTTTTGCTCTGATCTTGTTGCTGATAGAAATGCTGACCaccaaacaagagaaaagaaatcATCTCCCAAGACATCTggatttttcaagaatttatcaGTGTTCTCTGGACGCAGTTCTGTTGCATCAAAAAAGAAGAGATGA